One Streptomyces sp. RPA4-2 genomic window carries:
- a CDS encoding SpoIIE family protein phosphatase, protein MAGNRGGELGGGFGSALLEALFTQAPVGLLIVDADLRVQRVNTLSRGDRGTAVAGLLGRPVTEALNTTSPEGVETMARAVLSTGVPVLDRLVVGRPTAEPGPEHVYSVSVFRLQDSNGLVLGAVISLTDVTEHERERARAAVRDAARKKIGSSLDAITTCRELADVAVPEFADAVVLDVLDTVVRGNEPPLGPLFGDEPMQRAAFKSATGRPGAFAAGGTSSFPYPTPYTQSLGDLEPRLVTLDETTSWPAADPERGRALREAGVHCMIVTPIVLRGAVLGIVGFYRSARPDPFTADDVVLAGELVAFTAVCLDNARRFTREHTIALTLQRHLLPQGNVSRAAAEVAHFHRPAEVSGGWFDAIPLSSARLALTVGEVAGHSIHTATTMGQLRTAINALAALDLDPDELLARLNDTVMRLAAERSALPPADPVHDEPLRATCTYVVYDPLDGECTMACADHPPPVLVRPDGTSAIPDVPRGPSLGDEEEPFAAARTRLAEGSILALYNHGFLEGYRATSHETARDRLRQVLSGNERPLNELRDDAVYSLRAADRPEDDAVLLLARTRILGENQVATWTVLPHPEEVALARERAIRQLADWDLTDSSLATEIIVSELVTNAIRHGAPPVQLRLIKDRFLTCEVSDASPAAPHLRHARTLDEGGRGLFIVAQLAQHWGTRYSGSGKIIWTEQTLPQHTVRQPE, encoded by the coding sequence GTGGCCGGGAACCGCGGCGGTGAACTCGGCGGCGGGTTCGGCTCGGCGCTGTTGGAGGCTCTGTTCACGCAGGCGCCGGTCGGGCTGTTGATCGTGGACGCCGACCTCCGTGTCCAACGCGTCAACACCCTCTCCCGCGGCGACCGCGGTACCGCGGTCGCCGGTCTGCTCGGCCGACCGGTGACCGAGGCCCTCAACACCACCAGCCCCGAAGGCGTGGAGACGATGGCGCGCGCCGTGCTGAGCACCGGCGTACCGGTCCTCGACCGGCTCGTGGTGGGCCGTCCGACGGCCGAGCCCGGCCCTGAGCATGTCTACTCGGTCTCCGTGTTCCGCCTCCAGGACAGCAACGGCCTCGTACTGGGCGCTGTGATTTCCCTGACCGACGTCACCGAACACGAGCGCGAGCGGGCACGTGCGGCCGTGCGCGACGCGGCCCGGAAGAAGATCGGCAGTTCTCTCGATGCGATCACGACCTGCCGCGAACTGGCGGACGTGGCCGTACCCGAGTTCGCCGACGCGGTGGTGCTGGATGTGCTCGACACGGTGGTCCGTGGGAACGAACCCCCGCTCGGGCCGCTCTTCGGTGACGAGCCGATGCAGCGCGCCGCCTTCAAATCGGCAACGGGCCGGCCGGGGGCGTTCGCGGCGGGCGGCACCAGCAGCTTTCCGTACCCCACGCCGTACACACAGAGTCTTGGCGACCTCGAACCCCGCCTGGTCACGCTGGACGAGACCACCTCGTGGCCGGCCGCGGATCCGGAACGGGGCCGGGCGCTGCGTGAGGCCGGGGTCCATTGCATGATCGTCACCCCCATCGTGCTGCGCGGAGCTGTGCTCGGCATCGTCGGCTTCTACCGCTCCGCGCGACCCGACCCCTTCACCGCGGACGACGTGGTTCTCGCTGGTGAACTGGTGGCCTTCACCGCCGTATGTCTGGACAACGCCCGCAGGTTCACCCGCGAGCACACCATCGCCCTCACGCTGCAGCGCCACCTCCTGCCGCAGGGCAACGTCTCCCGGGCGGCCGCAGAGGTCGCCCACTTTCACCGGCCGGCGGAGGTGAGCGGGGGCTGGTTCGACGCCATTCCACTGTCCAGTGCCCGGCTGGCCCTCACGGTGGGAGAGGTGGCCGGACACAGCATCCACACGGCCACCACCATGGGACAGCTGCGCACCGCGATCAACGCGCTCGCCGCACTGGATCTGGATCCTGACGAGCTCCTCGCCCGCCTCAACGACACGGTGATGCGTCTGGCCGCGGAACGCTCCGCCCTGCCGCCCGCGGACCCGGTGCACGACGAACCGCTGAGAGCCACCTGCACGTACGTGGTGTACGACCCGCTCGACGGCGAGTGCACGATGGCATGCGCCGACCATCCCCCGCCGGTACTCGTCCGCCCGGACGGCACCAGCGCGATTCCCGACGTCCCCCGTGGCCCGTCCCTGGGCGACGAGGAGGAGCCCTTCGCCGCAGCCCGGACACGGCTTGCCGAAGGCAGCATCCTCGCGCTGTACAACCACGGGTTTCTCGAGGGCTACCGCGCCACCTCACACGAAACGGCCCGCGACCGCCTGCGCCAGGTGCTCTCCGGCAACGAGCGCCCTCTGAACGAACTGCGCGACGACGCCGTCTACTCCCTCCGGGCCGCCGATCGCCCCGAGGACGACGCGGTCCTGCTGCTGGCCCGCACCCGGATTCTCGGTGAGAACCAAGTCGCCACCTGGACCGTCCTCCCACACCCCGAAGAGGTGGCCCTGGCCCGGGAGCGAGCGATACGGCAACTCGCCGACTGGGATCTCACCGACAGTTCCCTCGCCACCGAGATCATCGTCAGCGAGCTGGTCACCAACGCCATCCGCCACGGTGCCCCACCCGTACAACTGCGTCTCATCAAAGACCGGTTCCTCACCTGCGAGGTCTCGGACGCCAGCCCCGCCGCGCCCCACCTCCGGCATGCCCGAACCCTCGACGAAGGCGGCCGCGGCCTGTTCATCGTCGCTCAGCTCGCCCAGCACTGGGGCACCCGGTACAGCGGATCCGGCAAGATCATCTGGACTGAACAAACCCTCCCACAACACACCGTGCGGCAGCCCGAGTGA